The following coding sequences lie in one Halomonas sp. 'Soap Lake #6' genomic window:
- a CDS encoding GMC oxidoreductase yields the protein MGTAAASQNLQYGYPTPGPQTPSGQRVMDHVFFLSNEKWKDAREKNCYDYVVVGTGFCALAFAKHVLASNPHSRILMIERGPFFLPEHFQNLPLPFKDTLGGLSETFPWTMSTSTALGKNGPVRWQHGMVPFFGGRSTLWSAWCPRPNDDEFNGWPKATIDAARKYFDTAEELLRVQRADQIDQGRSTEELNVIGKSRPVYGPLQKRIQSLLKEKGESVEGIYRTQAAPLASASEDFNGVDFQKYSTPGDILALVDQQAKLHTAGKGARLDIVTECVVERIQQQEINGSRQATALETSRGVLPLGEAKLILAMGTLPPTTLLRNSFPDTQTLGERFSAHFISSIVARVPKSSLDPEDKFGDLELSACYVAGVAEKSYEQQFHIQLSSLWDVNPEKNAGTALRYMPDVVATASPEQLKSSKGYVVFVCAVLGELDYKNSESWFLRNDQDQNITTNSLLQVKENTRDYQTWKAMDNATFGILEEALSPMGASQVEYWHGDPDSGKWRSERPSEDQRRVDAMVHESSTLYLGEEASAPVDLNYLFRGSNNVYVTGGCLWPQGGSWNPTLTMVALAQDLADKLESAKK from the coding sequence ATGGGAACAGCAGCCGCAAGCCAGAATCTTCAATATGGTTACCCGACACCCGGGCCGCAAACCCCCTCCGGGCAACGGGTAATGGATCATGTGTTCTTCTTGTCCAATGAAAAGTGGAAAGACGCCAGAGAGAAGAACTGTTACGACTACGTGGTGGTGGGGACGGGGTTTTGTGCCCTGGCGTTTGCGAAACACGTTCTAGCGTCAAACCCTCATAGCCGTATTCTTATGATCGAGCGCGGTCCCTTCTTCCTTCCGGAGCATTTTCAAAACCTCCCCTTGCCCTTTAAAGACACTCTGGGTGGGCTTTCTGAAACCTTCCCCTGGACGATGTCCACCTCTACTGCCCTAGGGAAGAATGGCCCGGTTCGCTGGCAACACGGCATGGTGCCTTTCTTCGGCGGTCGCTCCACGCTGTGGAGTGCTTGGTGTCCACGGCCGAATGATGATGAATTTAACGGTTGGCCGAAAGCTACCATTGATGCCGCTCGAAAGTATTTTGATACGGCCGAGGAACTGCTGCGAGTCCAGAGAGCTGATCAAATCGACCAGGGACGCAGCACAGAGGAGTTAAATGTCATCGGCAAGAGTCGACCCGTCTATGGCCCCCTGCAGAAGCGTATTCAATCGCTGCTGAAAGAAAAGGGGGAGAGTGTCGAGGGCATCTACCGAACCCAGGCCGCACCTTTGGCGTCCGCCTCTGAGGATTTCAACGGCGTTGACTTCCAAAAGTATTCAACACCCGGCGATATTCTCGCCCTGGTCGATCAGCAGGCCAAGCTGCATACTGCCGGGAAGGGCGCTAGGCTGGATATTGTTACTGAGTGCGTTGTAGAAAGAATTCAGCAACAAGAGATCAATGGCTCTCGTCAGGCCACAGCCCTGGAAACCTCCCGAGGTGTGCTGCCGCTAGGCGAGGCAAAGCTGATTCTGGCCATGGGCACCTTGCCGCCTACTACTCTCTTGCGCAACTCCTTCCCAGACACCCAAACATTGGGTGAGCGTTTTTCCGCGCATTTTATCAGCTCCATCGTGGCACGGGTGCCCAAGTCTTCACTGGATCCGGAAGATAAGTTTGGCGACCTGGAGTTGAGTGCCTGTTATGTGGCTGGTGTGGCCGAAAAAAGCTATGAACAGCAATTCCATATTCAGCTGTCATCGCTATGGGATGTGAACCCGGAGAAGAATGCGGGTACAGCATTGCGCTACATGCCGGATGTGGTGGCAACCGCATCACCGGAACAACTGAAATCATCCAAAGGCTATGTGGTATTTGTCTGTGCGGTGCTGGGTGAGCTGGATTATAAAAATTCAGAATCCTGGTTCTTGCGCAATGACCAGGACCAAAATATCACCACCAATTCACTGCTACAGGTCAAGGAGAATACCCGGGACTATCAGACCTGGAAGGCCATGGATAATGCCACTTTCGGTATCCTGGAAGAGGCGCTGTCTCCGATGGGGGCTTCTCAGGTCGAGTACTGGCATGGTGACCCGGATTCGGGGAAATGGCGTTCCGAGCGGCCGAGTGAGGATCAGCGGCGGGTTGATGCCATGGTTCACGAAAGCTCCACCCTGTATCTTGGTGAAGAAGCGTCCGCCCCTGTGGATCTGAATTATCTATTCAGAGGCAGCAATAATGTATATGTCACCGGTGGCTGCTTATGGCCGCAGGGTGGTTCCTGGAACCCAACACTAACCATGGTGGCCTTGGCTCAAGATCTCGCGGACAAACTGGAAAGCG
- a CDS encoding TfoX/Sxy family protein produces MSEYIEYLQEIFESFGPITARKMFGGYGIYHNGLMFALVAEDTLYLKADAENLGYFEKEGLDPFEYNKSGKLMKMSYYLAPDEIMDDREQAAIWAHRSFEAALRSQALKNKPKRNK; encoded by the coding sequence ATGAGCGAATACATTGAGTACCTTCAGGAAATCTTTGAGTCCTTCGGGCCAATCACAGCTCGGAAAATGTTCGGCGGGTACGGCATATACCACAATGGATTGATGTTTGCTCTCGTCGCTGAAGACACCCTTTACTTGAAAGCGGACGCTGAAAACTTAGGCTACTTCGAGAAAGAGGGATTGGACCCGTTCGAGTACAACAAGAGCGGCAAGTTAATGAAGATGTCCTATTACCTGGCACCCGATGAAATCATGGATGATCGCGAGCAAGCCGCCATCTGGGCACATCGCTCATTCGAAGCAGCCCTTCGTTCCCAAGCATTAAAGAACAAGCCAAAGAGAAATAAATAG
- a CDS encoding LysE family translocator, translating into MFPLEVLAAYTLACLLLVISPGPDNMLAIGRGLSQGRLAAAVSGLSSGTGILFHVLAATFGLTLLIQTSELAFYVVKIIGAGYLIWLGVKVLRSRNLFTLEPAKKQSLKTVFSTGFLSAALNPKPGMFVLAFVPQFVNPNLGSVTWQMIGYGVWFAVLTAVGFSLMGVFSSKLSEWLRNKPKLVSGLNIGAGVTFISSGLAVAFMKQR; encoded by the coding sequence ATGTTTCCATTAGAGGTTTTGGCCGCATATACACTGGCATGTTTACTGCTAGTGATATCCCCAGGGCCAGATAATATGCTGGCTATAGGGCGAGGTTTAAGCCAGGGCAGATTGGCCGCAGCGGTTTCTGGTCTATCGTCCGGAACCGGGATTTTATTTCACGTGCTAGCTGCGACATTTGGGCTGACTCTTTTAATCCAAACTTCCGAGCTAGCCTTCTATGTGGTCAAGATCATTGGTGCAGGTTATCTAATTTGGCTAGGTGTTAAAGTCCTTCGGTCTCGAAATCTATTTACCTTGGAACCTGCAAAAAAGCAGTCTTTAAAAACCGTATTTTCAACAGGTTTCCTTTCAGCTGCTCTCAACCCTAAGCCGGGTATGTTTGTGCTCGCATTTGTTCCTCAATTTGTAAACCCTAATCTGGGCTCTGTGACATGGCAAATGATTGGCTATGGGGTTTGGTTTGCGGTTTTAACAGCGGTAGGCTTCAGCCTCATGGGGGTATTTTCATCGAAACTATCGGAATGGCTGAGAAACAAACCCAAATTGGTTTCTGGCTTAAATATTGGAGCTGGCGTTACGTTTATATCCTCGGGGCTGGCTGTTGCGTTCATGAAGCAAAGGTAA
- a CDS encoding class I SAM-dependent methyltransferase, which produces MVLEGWDRVANQVSFNLEIDQERFRSMVNLQAKVLDFGCGYGRVVKELTESGYTNVIGIDPSPIMVERGLKMFPELSLLHSSAATLPFDDCSFDAVVVCAVFTCIPSLEERIEVVAEIMRVLKPGGLLHIAEFCSEEEAIFTGGLEISMRYSRPKALRELFGDFQYFHDEVVGASTMSGKDAQSYRAFVQKNA; this is translated from the coding sequence ATGGTCTTAGAAGGTTGGGATAGAGTCGCAAACCAAGTTAGCTTCAACCTGGAAATAGATCAGGAACGATTCCGTAGCATGGTTAATTTACAGGCCAAAGTGCTTGATTTTGGGTGTGGTTATGGCCGGGTCGTTAAGGAGTTAACTGAGAGCGGGTACACCAATGTGATTGGTATAGATCCGTCTCCTATAATGGTTGAACGCGGGCTCAAGATGTTCCCAGAGCTTTCTTTATTACATTCATCTGCGGCAACACTACCCTTTGATGACTGTTCGTTCGATGCAGTCGTGGTTTGTGCGGTTTTTACGTGCATCCCTTCATTGGAGGAGCGAATTGAAGTAGTTGCGGAGATTATGCGCGTATTGAAGCCTGGAGGGCTCCTTCACATTGCAGAGTTCTGTTCAGAAGAAGAGGCGATTTTTACGGGTGGCCTAGAAATATCCATGCGCTACAGCAGGCCCAAGGCGCTGCGAGAGCTATTTGGGGACTTTCAGTATTTTCACGATGAGGTTGTTGGCGCGAGCACCATGAGCGGCAAGGATGCGCAAAGCTACCGTGCCTTTGTGCAAAAAAACGCTTAA
- a CDS encoding GNAT family N-acetyltransferase → MVISYQPTTDFAKSAEMTYDNMRSYYEHYSVDWDQTRILEQILKLENWDILLNGEVVGVIRLEFDHENCYLRDIQVREKFQNKGIGASALDESLRLARESGAIQLRLRAFKISPAHHLYKRLGFRVVTEDDRFFSMTKKIS, encoded by the coding sequence ATGGTGATTTCATATCAACCAACTACTGACTTTGCGAAGTCAGCAGAGATGACATACGACAATATGCGTTCGTACTATGAGCATTACTCTGTTGATTGGGATCAAACCAGAATATTGGAACAAATTCTCAAGCTGGAAAACTGGGATATTTTGCTGAATGGTGAAGTGGTTGGTGTAATTCGTTTGGAATTTGACCATGAGAACTGTTATTTACGAGATATTCAAGTTCGTGAAAAATTTCAAAATAAAGGCATTGGTGCATCTGCCTTGGACGAGTCTTTAAGGTTAGCGAGAGAGTCTGGAGCAATACAGCTTCGGCTAAGAGCGTTTAAAATTAGTCCAGCACATCACCTTTATAAGCGACTTGGTTTCAGAGTGGTTACAGAAGATGATAGATTCTTCAGTATGACTAAAAAGATCTCCTAA
- a CDS encoding zinc ribbon domain-containing protein YjdM, translating to MSCPPCPNCQSEFVYQDQSLFICPECAHEWNPSEIEAENTVTVKDANGTLLSEGDKVTLIKDLKVKGSSIVLKIGTKAVIKRLKEGKDHQLDCKVDGAGDMMVTAQFVKKA from the coding sequence ATGTCATGCCCACCTTGTCCCAATTGCCAATCTGAATTCGTCTACCAGGATCAGAGCCTGTTCATTTGCCCGGAATGCGCCCATGAGTGGAACCCTTCCGAAATTGAAGCGGAAAACACTGTGACGGTGAAAGATGCCAACGGCACCCTGTTATCTGAAGGTGATAAGGTGACGTTAATCAAAGATCTCAAGGTCAAAGGCAGCTCAATCGTTCTCAAGATTGGCACCAAGGCGGTCATCAAGCGGCTCAAGGAGGGGAAAGACCACCAGCTAGACTGCAAGGTCGATGGCGCTGGCGATATGATGGTCACCGCCCAGTTTGTGAAAAAAGCCTGA
- a CDS encoding haloacid dehalogenase type II, producing MKAIVFDVFGTIVDWRSSLIHQFKELEKELGIELPSEVLTDQWRQHYSPSMNRVRQGEVPWMGLDDLHRESLVKLLKQHGVTLDEATIDRVNHFWHQLDPWPDVQRGLQQLKEHYIIATLTNGNLSLMVDVARYAKLPWDMVFCAELFQHYKPDPEVYLGACRLLRLPPEEVMLCAAHNYDLRAARALGMKTAFIPRRTEYGPQQSNDLEAEEVWDVVAEDLVALSKRLIG from the coding sequence ATGAAAGCCATCGTGTTTGATGTCTTTGGCACTATTGTCGACTGGCGTTCCAGTCTGATACATCAGTTCAAGGAGTTAGAGAAGGAGCTGGGGATTGAACTGCCAAGTGAAGTATTGACTGATCAATGGCGTCAGCATTATTCGCCTTCGATGAACAGGGTGCGGCAAGGCGAAGTCCCGTGGATGGGATTGGATGACCTGCACCGGGAAAGCCTAGTCAAACTACTCAAGCAACATGGGGTGACGCTAGACGAAGCGACCATTGATCGCGTCAATCACTTTTGGCACCAATTAGACCCATGGCCGGACGTTCAGCGTGGCCTTCAGCAATTGAAAGAGCACTACATCATCGCAACCCTGACTAATGGCAATTTGTCGTTAATGGTGGATGTTGCCCGTTATGCCAAACTGCCCTGGGATATGGTGTTTTGCGCCGAGTTATTCCAACACTATAAGCCTGACCCTGAGGTCTATTTAGGGGCTTGCCGCCTACTGCGCCTGCCGCCTGAAGAGGTGATGTTATGCGCGGCGCACAATTATGACCTGCGTGCCGCCCGTGCGTTGGGAATGAAAACGGCTTTTATACCCCGTCGTACCGAGTATGGCCCGCAACAGAGCAATGATTTAGAAGCGGAGGAAGTATGGGACGTGGTGGCTGAGGACCTAGTCGCATTGAGCAAGCGTCTAATAGGCTAG
- a CDS encoding MFS transporter, which translates to MTTMLPMASAQNYRWVILVIATLAQAAACFFVQGIGAISVYIQADMGLSAFQIGALVSAAQLVPLVGLLVAGELLDRFSERLVVGVGTLVVGIALSAAVLAESYWAMLLFLVIVGAGYSTAQPGGSKSVAAWFDKSQRGFAMGMRQAGLPLGGALAAIILPTVAITWGWRASFLVGGLIAIFGALVFILFYRAPAGMRLVVRASEGSVKKVVLSRLAMIREPAMKQIMASGISLISVQFGILIFTVLYLHSRLQMEVLQAATLLFVAQGAGVAGRILLAAWSDRCRSRYFPVMVCMVAVIVGLLVLVWLPLHSMFMLGCLMAWLGFFGFGWYGPWVAYVAESAPADKTGFVLGLAMAINQLAIVSVPPLLGWMLDISGSFMLGWSLLIAMTLLGLLMTIQHQGDVNESHRV; encoded by the coding sequence ATGACGACGATGCTACCGATGGCTTCTGCTCAAAACTACCGCTGGGTCATTCTGGTTATTGCTACCCTTGCTCAAGCAGCGGCATGTTTTTTCGTTCAGGGCATCGGGGCCATAAGCGTCTATATACAGGCAGATATGGGGCTCTCTGCATTTCAGATTGGGGCACTGGTTTCGGCGGCTCAGCTGGTGCCTTTGGTAGGGCTGTTGGTTGCCGGGGAACTGCTGGACAGATTTAGTGAACGTTTGGTGGTAGGAGTAGGCACCCTTGTAGTGGGTATCGCGCTTAGCGCAGCTGTGCTGGCTGAGAGTTACTGGGCCATGCTGCTGTTTTTGGTCATCGTCGGGGCGGGCTACAGTACCGCCCAGCCCGGTGGTAGTAAATCGGTAGCCGCTTGGTTTGATAAATCCCAGCGAGGCTTTGCCATGGGCATGCGTCAGGCGGGCTTGCCGCTGGGTGGTGCGCTGGCGGCGATTATACTTCCAACCGTTGCTATCACCTGGGGGTGGCGCGCCTCTTTTCTAGTGGGAGGGCTGATTGCGATCTTCGGGGCGTTAGTCTTTATACTCTTTTACCGTGCCCCTGCTGGTATGAGGCTGGTCGTAAGGGCCTCTGAAGGCAGCGTGAAAAAAGTCGTCTTGTCACGATTGGCAATGATTCGCGAACCGGCCATGAAACAGATTATGGCGTCCGGTATTAGCTTGATCTCTGTTCAGTTCGGCATTTTAATTTTTACTGTGCTTTATCTGCACAGTCGTTTACAGATGGAGGTGCTGCAGGCCGCGACGTTGCTATTCGTGGCCCAGGGGGCTGGGGTTGCCGGGCGTATTTTGCTGGCGGCTTGGAGTGATCGCTGTCGGTCGCGCTATTTCCCGGTCATGGTGTGCATGGTAGCGGTGATCGTTGGGCTGCTGGTATTAGTTTGGCTTCCGCTACACTCAATGTTCATGCTGGGCTGCTTGATGGCCTGGCTGGGGTTTTTTGGTTTTGGTTGGTACGGCCCTTGGGTGGCTTATGTGGCGGAGTCGGCACCTGCCGATAAAACCGGCTTTGTGCTGGGGCTGGCCATGGCGATTAACCAACTGGCGATTGTGTCGGTACCGCCACTACTGGGGTGGATGCTGGATATAAGTGGCAGCTTCATGCTCGGCTGGAGCCTGCTGATCGCCATGACACTATTGGGGCTACTAATGACCATCCAGCATCAAGGAGACGTTAATGAAAGCCATCGTGTTTGA
- a CDS encoding LysR family transcriptional regulator produces MTDLIILRDFLVLCETKSFSRTAERRHVSVSGLSRRIQGLEEWAGTALFERRKGVLVLTEAGHNLQTVAEQALSSFDRFRRSVADDLNDQRRRIRFCSPHIMATILFPQWLPRIQEQFPQAKFSIDSNTLPECLTALNQGETDFVTALFDYEHLIARRLGVVSDSYASIELDTEHLIPVSAPNAAGQPLFNLHVTDGSPLSFLNYSQECHLEWSLSAMLAQQGLNLQQHHDAGLADSLRYMTLSKLGVAWLPYSLVREDLSAKRLVRAGSAAFDVPLKIILLRRTAPLTAEAQRLWDGLREMKDVRVFSEIV; encoded by the coding sequence ATGACTGATTTAATCATCTTGCGAGATTTTCTGGTTCTTTGTGAGACCAAGAGTTTTAGCCGCACGGCTGAGCGTCGCCATGTATCGGTGTCAGGATTGAGTCGCCGTATTCAAGGGCTTGAAGAGTGGGCAGGCACCGCGCTGTTTGAGAGGCGTAAAGGGGTGTTAGTGCTGACGGAGGCAGGCCACAACCTGCAAACAGTAGCTGAGCAAGCACTTAGCTCCTTTGACCGCTTTCGACGCTCCGTGGCTGATGATCTTAATGACCAGCGGCGGCGGATACGCTTTTGCTCACCCCATATTATGGCGACGATACTCTTTCCCCAGTGGTTACCGCGCATACAGGAGCAGTTCCCACAGGCTAAATTTAGCATCGACTCGAATACTTTGCCGGAGTGCCTGACCGCGCTTAATCAGGGAGAAACTGACTTCGTAACGGCGCTATTCGATTATGAACACCTTATCGCAAGGCGCTTGGGAGTAGTGAGTGATAGCTATGCTTCAATCGAGCTGGATACCGAGCACCTCATCCCTGTTAGCGCGCCAAATGCTGCCGGTCAGCCACTGTTTAATTTACATGTGACTGACGGCTCTCCACTCTCTTTTTTGAATTACTCACAAGAGTGCCACTTGGAGTGGTCGCTGAGTGCCATGCTTGCGCAGCAAGGCTTAAATCTGCAGCAACATCATGATGCTGGCCTAGCTGACAGTTTGCGTTATATGACGTTATCAAAACTGGGGGTTGCATGGCTTCCCTATTCGCTAGTGCGAGAGGACCTCAGCGCTAAGCGGCTTGTTCGGGCGGGAAGTGCAGCCTTTGATGTGCCATTAAAAATTATCCTGTTGCGACGCACAGCGCCCTTAACTGCAGAAGCTCAGCGGCTATGGGACGGGCTTCGGGAAATGAAGGACGTGAGAGTGTTTTCTGAGATTGTTTGA
- a CDS encoding ABC-F family ATP-binding cassette domain-containing protein — MTTTYLTLKGVSYVLSDGRTLFTDLHEQFDTRPTGLVGRNGVGKTVLAQILAGLLQPTIGHCQRSGRVHYLAQQVAQPQGASVADLAGIQTALDALARIEAGSTAPEDFEAVDDRWDMPQRFRHELERNGLGYLEATTPASTLSGGEAMRVALMGAMFSNADFLLIDEPSNHLDRPNRQALIEQLQRWPRGLIVVSHDRQLLESMERIVELSPLGLHSYGGNYTFYAEAKAHEQQTAIDQLNQHKLERQRQERAMRKQRERQEKRQARGKRLGKEANQAKVILDGQKERSENSTGALRQKQAASREQLNQRVREAAKQVEDAAPITLHEIPVEQIAKRCLAELERVELPFVKGATRHISLLLRGQQRIGIVGPNGCGKSTLLRLLAGQIEPLSGTCKVTPERAYLDQRLESLEPEKSVLEQLQLANRSMTEGELRMLLAQLGLDAQKITIPSGLLSGGERLKGALACILYADSPPQLLLLDEPNNHLDLQSAQALETLLRSYQGALVVVSHDDAFLENLALTDRLLATEQGWHLEPV; from the coding sequence ATGACCACTACCTATCTCACCTTAAAAGGTGTCTCCTACGTTTTGTCGGATGGCAGAACGCTTTTCACCGATCTTCATGAGCAGTTCGACACACGCCCCACGGGGTTGGTGGGGCGCAATGGTGTTGGTAAAACGGTATTAGCCCAAATCCTTGCGGGACTGTTGCAGCCAACCATTGGCCATTGTCAGCGTTCCGGCCGTGTTCATTACCTTGCCCAACAAGTGGCCCAGCCGCAGGGCGCTTCTGTTGCCGATCTCGCCGGCATTCAAACAGCCTTGGATGCATTGGCGCGCATCGAAGCTGGCAGCACGGCACCAGAGGATTTTGAAGCAGTCGATGACCGCTGGGATATGCCCCAGCGGTTTCGCCATGAGCTTGAACGCAATGGCTTAGGCTATCTTGAGGCCACTACACCGGCCAGCACGCTCAGCGGCGGGGAAGCCATGCGGGTTGCCCTAATGGGCGCCATGTTCTCGAATGCCGATTTCCTGCTTATTGATGAGCCAAGTAACCATCTCGACCGACCCAACCGCCAAGCACTCATCGAACAGCTGCAACGCTGGCCGCGTGGACTAATCGTGGTCAGCCATGACCGGCAATTGCTGGAATCGATGGAGCGCATTGTGGAGCTTTCCCCCTTAGGGCTGCATAGCTACGGTGGCAACTACACCTTCTATGCAGAAGCGAAAGCCCACGAGCAGCAAACTGCGATTGACCAACTCAACCAACATAAGCTGGAGCGCCAACGCCAGGAGCGGGCGATGCGCAAGCAGCGTGAACGCCAGGAGAAACGGCAGGCCCGCGGTAAACGGCTGGGCAAGGAGGCCAATCAGGCCAAAGTGATACTGGATGGTCAGAAAGAACGCAGCGAAAACTCCACCGGCGCGCTGCGCCAAAAGCAGGCGGCCAGCCGTGAGCAACTTAACCAGCGCGTGCGGGAAGCCGCAAAGCAAGTTGAAGATGCAGCGCCCATCACCCTGCATGAGATACCCGTTGAACAGATCGCCAAGCGCTGTTTGGCAGAATTGGAGAGGGTAGAACTACCGTTCGTTAAGGGAGCCACTCGTCACATTAGCCTACTACTGAGAGGGCAGCAGCGCATCGGTATCGTCGGCCCCAACGGCTGTGGTAAATCCACGTTGCTTCGTTTGCTAGCGGGCCAGATTGAGCCATTATCCGGAACCTGCAAGGTGACCCCAGAAAGAGCTTATCTCGATCAGCGGCTGGAGAGTCTTGAGCCGGAAAAGAGCGTACTCGAACAGCTGCAGCTGGCTAACCGTTCAATGACGGAAGGAGAGCTGCGCATGCTACTGGCCCAACTAGGCCTGGACGCGCAGAAGATCACCATACCCAGCGGGCTACTAAGCGGCGGTGAACGCCTGAAAGGAGCACTGGCCTGCATCCTCTACGCCGACTCGCCCCCGCAACTGCTACTACTCGACGAGCCCAATAACCACCTTGATTTGCAATCCGCACAAGCACTGGAAACCCTGTTGCGCAGTTACCAAGGTGCGTTAGTGGTGGTATCCCACGACGATGCCTTTCTGGAAAACTTAGCACTAACAGACCGACTGCTGGCAACTGAACAGGGCTGGCATCTGGAGCCGGTTTGA
- a CDS encoding MFS transporter: MRTALMIGSLGAFFNLYQLQALFPPLVERFGTTATDAGWLNMASLLGMMITAPIIGAVTKHANPSTLLATGFLALAVINAAIAFTTSQDVLFTLRLGQGVVIPFLLTAAMNLVSKQPRNFVPLYVTGTIVGSTLSRFYPAWSVGAMGWELGFVSIACLMVLSAVAIYLLPKALNAEPTQRMAQQQTAQQQTAQQQTAQQQTAQQQTPLAYVKHAFSDSALLVAYLAGFALLFTQSAVFTALGLWLSQAPYHRDSQQIGTIYLACLPALFFVLTARLLRRYMSETAIAISLVVLIWASLWLISAARMPIMAGVALFAIGTYMFQTVTTQLLSNSRRVPAGVATGIYLSCYYLGGAIGASLAAYAFAVWGWSGVIACIVITQALIFSLVLCARYVCKDQNALTPHHR; encoded by the coding sequence ATGCGTACGGCCTTGATGATCGGATCGCTCGGCGCTTTTTTTAACTTGTACCAACTTCAGGCGCTGTTTCCACCGTTAGTAGAGCGGTTTGGAACCACGGCCACTGACGCTGGCTGGTTAAATATGGCGTCGTTACTAGGAATGATGATAACCGCGCCCATCATTGGCGCTGTAACAAAACACGCTAATCCTTCGACCTTATTGGCAACTGGCTTTCTCGCATTGGCAGTGATTAACGCCGCCATTGCCTTTACCACTAGCCAAGACGTGCTATTCACACTGCGGCTAGGCCAAGGTGTTGTCATTCCCTTCCTGTTGACCGCAGCGATGAATCTAGTCTCAAAGCAACCAAGGAACTTTGTGCCGCTGTACGTAACCGGCACCATTGTTGGCAGCACGCTGAGCCGGTTTTATCCCGCTTGGTCAGTGGGTGCAATGGGCTGGGAGCTTGGGTTCGTCAGTATCGCATGTTTGATGGTGCTATCGGCGGTTGCGATTTACCTGCTTCCGAAGGCGTTAAATGCTGAACCAACGCAGCGCATGGCACAGCAACAAACAGCCCAGCAACAAACAGCCCAGCAACAAACAGCCCAGCAACAAACAGCCCAGCAACAAACGCCGCTAGCGTATGTAAAGCATGCCTTCTCGGACAGTGCTTTGCTGGTTGCCTATCTCGCGGGTTTTGCGCTGCTCTTCACGCAAAGTGCAGTGTTTACCGCGCTTGGCCTATGGCTTTCTCAAGCCCCCTATCATCGGGATTCACAGCAGATTGGCACAATCTATCTAGCATGCCTGCCGGCACTTTTTTTCGTGCTCACGGCACGTCTATTAAGGCGCTATATGAGTGAAACGGCGATTGCCATATCACTAGTGGTGTTGATCTGGGCATCGCTGTGGCTTATTAGTGCAGCACGCATGCCTATCATGGCGGGCGTGGCGCTGTTTGCCATAGGAACCTATATGTTCCAAACAGTGACCACTCAACTGTTAAGTAACTCCCGCCGTGTGCCCGCTGGCGTTGCAACCGGCATATATCTCTCTTGCTACTATTTAGGTGGCGCAATTGGTGCAAGCCTCGCGGCTTATGCCTTTGCGGTATGGGGTTGGAGCGGAGTGATTGCATGCATTGTGATAACCCAAGCATTGATCTTTAGCTTGGTCCTCTGTGCCCGATATGTTTGCAAGGATCAAAACGCTCTGACGCCTCATCATAGATAG